The Arachis ipaensis cultivar K30076 chromosome B07, Araip1.1, whole genome shotgun sequence genome includes a window with the following:
- the LOC107608437 gene encoding signal peptidase complex-like protein DTM1 — protein MANDGPLKTSLLFLATLMLIVALSTHSFNKMLVTYVVGILGIAGLLLPDWDYFNRDFSRWPYPVTSEERTSLAQPSGFQRFAYSPMRVIAYSLVYGYAMYKWWEYISN, from the exons ATGGCCAACGACGGCCCTCTCAAAACTTCGCTCCTCTTCCTTGCCACCCTTATGTTGATAGTTGCTCTCTCTACTCATTCCTTCAACAAGATGTTAGTTACCTATGTTGTGGGAATTTTGGGTATTGCGGGGTTGCTCTTACCTGATTGGGATTATTTCAATCGCGACTTTTCTCGTTGGCCTTATCCTGTGACTTCTGAAGAAAGAACTTCCCTTGCCCAACCATCTGGATTTCAAAG ATTTGCATATTCTCCTATGAGGGTGATTGCTTACAGCCTAGTTTATGGATATGCCATGTATAAATGGTGGGAGTACATATCCAACTGA
- the LOC107606149 gene encoding nodulation-signaling pathway 2 protein-like — MDMDMDGIPDSLDFSEHSTTTPTSDEDCNWDHLSPLVNWESFTTDNDDFHSLVGSIFDDARAAAILSQDHGYLEEASSFDDGSVSATEDKRGGCEYLKDLRLVHLLMAAAEALASATKSRDLARVILVRLKELVSSTQGSTMERLAAHFTDALQTLLEGACGGAHSATKHHPLQSGDHQQTDTITAFQLLQDMSPYVKFAHFTANQAILEAVAQERRVHVVDYDVAEGAQWASLMQAFVSHKEGSPGPHLRITALSRGGNSGRRSIATVQETGRRLVAFAVSLGQPFSFHHCRLDPDETFRPSSLKLVRGEALVFNCMLHLPHLSYRAPDSVTSFFNGAKALGPKLVTVVEEEVGPVEGEAGFVGKFMESLQHYSAVYDSLEAGFPMQSRPRALVERVFLGPRIAGSLGRLYWRGGDEERESWGEWLRAAGFTGVPISFFNHCQAKLLVSLFNDGYRVEEFSNNKLVLGWKSRRLLSASIWNYSISEP; from the coding sequence ATGGACATGGACATGGATGGCATCCCAGACAGCCTCGATTTCTCCGAACACAGCACCACCACACCCACGTCCGATGAGGACTGCAACTGGGATCATCTGTCCCCTCTCGTCAACTGGGAGTCCTTCACCACCGACAACGACGACTTTCACAGCCTCGTCGGTTCCATATTCGACGATGCGCGCGCCGCTGCCATCTTGAGCCAAGACCATGGCTACCTTGAGGAGGCCTCAAGCTTCGATGACGGCAGCGTCTCAGCAACAGAGGACAAAAGAGGCGGCTGCGAATATCTGAAGGACTTGCGGCTGGTCCACCTGCTGATGGCGGCGGCCGAGGCACTTGCCAGTGCCACCAAGAGCCGTGACCTGGCTCGAGTGATATTGGTTCGGCTCAAGGAGTTAGTGTCCTCCACCCAAGGCAGCACCATGGAGAGGCTCGCGGCGCACTTTACCGACGCCCTCCAGACTCTGCTAGAAGGCGCCTGTGGGGGTGCGCATAGCGCCACAAAGCACCATCCACTTCAAAGTGGGGACCACCAGCAAACAGACACAATAACGGCCTTCCAGCTTCTCCAAGACATGTCCCCTTACGTTAAGTTTGCTCACTTCACAGCTAACCAGGCCATCCTGGAGGCCGTAGCCCAGGAGAGGAGGGTTCACGTCGTTGATTATGACGTCGCAGAAGGGGCCCAATGGGCCTCCCTAATGCAGGCCTTTGTGTCCCATAAGGAAGGCTCACCGGGCCCTCACTTAAGGATCACCGCATTATCACGGGGTGGAAACAGCGGACGCAGATCCATCGCCACCGTTCAAGAAACCGGTCGCCGATTAGTTGCTTTCGCTGTGTCCCTTGGGCAACCGTTTTCTTTTCATCACTGTAGGTTAGACCCTGACGAAACCTTTCGACCTTCTTCTCTGAAACTTGTTCGTGGAGAGGCTTTGGTTTTCAACTGCATGCTGCACCTACCTCACCTCAGTTATCGGGCCCCGGACTCTGTCACTTCGTTCTTCAACGGTGCGAAGGCGCTGGGTCCGAAGCTAGTGACGGTGGTGGAAGAAGAGGTGGGGCCCGTTGAAGGGGAAGCGGGCTTTGTAGGGAAGTTCATGGAGTCTTTGCAGCACTACTCGGCAGTGTACGATTCGCTGGAGGCGGGGTTTCCGATGCAGAGTCGGCCCCGGGCTCTCGTGGAGAGGGTTTTCTTGGGCCCGAGAATAGCGGGGTCGTTGGGGCGGCTATACTGGAGGGGTGGGGATGAAGAGAGAGAGTCGTGGGGGGAGTGGTTGCGTGCCGCGGGGTTCACCGGAGTTCCTATAAGCTTTTTTAATCATTGCCAAGCTAAGCTGTTGGTTAGTCTATTTAACGACGGGTATAGAGTGGAGGAATTTAGTAACAATAAATTGGTGTTGGGTTGGAAATCAAGGCGTTTGCTTTCAGCATCTATTTGGAATTATTCTATTTCAGAACCTTAA